In the genome of Candidatus Reidiella endopervernicosa, one region contains:
- a CDS encoding response regulator, with product MLVEDEPDIQAVAQLALEAVGGFTVEVCNSGGEALDRVAEEIPDLILCDVMMPGMDGPEMLSNLRSNPDYSTIPFIFMTAKVQPHEVAQYKEMGAIDVIAKPFDPMTLAEHVREIWSRDH from the coding sequence ATGTTGGTTGAAGATGAACCCGATATCCAGGCCGTTGCGCAGTTGGCACTGGAAGCGGTGGGTGGCTTTACCGTCGAGGTGTGTAACTCGGGTGGAGAAGCGCTTGATCGGGTGGCTGAGGAGATACCCGATCTGATTCTCTGTGATGTGATGATGCCGGGTATGGATGGCCCTGAGATGCTATCCAATCTGCGTAGCAATCCAGACTACTCAACCATCCCATTTATCTTTATGACCGCCAAGGTCCAGCCTCACGAGGTGGCGCAGTACAAAGAGATGGGCGCGATCGATGTGATCGCCAAGCCATTTGATCCGATGACGCTGGCTGAACATGTCCGCGAGATCTGGAGCCGTGACCACTGA
- a CDS encoding PAS domain S-box protein: MIFPLRIVVPLLLLLFAVLISAYSLWYNIPIALNEVERNSRNDLVQLMTRTQGTLTNSFRDGNLLSAREEISRLGAIPEVQMVVLVDDVDTVIVSSRYEMVGRGIEEVEFGVSDQLLQRARANLAGFDLWLDDKQRMRAYYPVFLATVGNRLRPDRVGVLYVEYDISTKKARAESSVIRQVEQFSLFSVGLAILLAMLFHFGMTRRVSRLVKQVDRFRAGEMDARVHLSGRDELARIGAAFDAMAAKTSDDKTRLEEREGRLQAILDNAGDAIITIDSEGFIQTFNPAAEQIFGYTSIEILGVNVDRLMPEPYHSAHHGYLSNYLRSGKRKIIGIGREVEALRKNGEVFPIDLQVTEIMLAEERFFVGIIRDITERKKIERMKSEFISTVSHELRTPLTSIQGSLGLITGGVAGELPPQVQSMLGIAQKNSERLIRLINDILDIEKIESGKMLFKFEPLDVVKLLEVSIESNHGYAEKHGVELQLEHSLDSLQINVDSDRFNQVMANLISNAVKYSPERGVVRICAERNHNDVLISVIDQGSGIPAEFHDKIFMKFSQADASDTREKGGTGLGLSIAKAIVEKHGGEISFRSESGQGAVFYFRLPLFEKGERQQTAVEPVCLRQILLFGSEQSCSAEFRRLMAEANLECELESELDQLLSRLSSGRYLMLLIDLGYAGGDLAEVVKLIRRDQQLVHLPVVAVSSDTEKGTESRGLPLDLVDWMERSVEPQRLVDSIRSRINESQHGKFRILHIEDDVDVTAVVSAVLQPEMSYRVAANVAEARSVFSQESFDLVILDIGLPDGSGVDLLPELVNGDGQPIPVVIFSAYDADPAVIRRVDASLVKSRTTNSELLSMIRTILGTSR; encoded by the coding sequence TACGCTGACCAACAGTTTTCGTGATGGCAATCTGCTCTCCGCCCGTGAGGAGATCTCACGACTCGGGGCGATCCCCGAAGTGCAAATGGTGGTGCTGGTCGATGATGTCGACACTGTGATTGTCTCGTCTCGCTATGAGATGGTTGGTCGCGGTATCGAGGAGGTCGAGTTTGGAGTCAGTGATCAACTGCTCCAGCGTGCGCGCGCCAATCTGGCCGGTTTTGATCTCTGGCTCGATGATAAGCAACGAATGCGTGCCTACTACCCAGTTTTTCTCGCCACGGTTGGAAATCGTCTTCGACCAGACCGGGTCGGCGTGCTCTATGTCGAGTATGACATTTCAACTAAAAAGGCGAGGGCAGAGAGTAGCGTTATCCGTCAGGTAGAGCAGTTCTCTCTTTTTAGTGTGGGGCTGGCGATCTTACTAGCGATGCTGTTCCATTTTGGAATGACACGTCGCGTCAGTCGGCTGGTCAAACAGGTGGATCGATTCCGTGCCGGTGAGATGGATGCGCGGGTGCACCTGAGCGGTCGTGATGAGCTGGCGAGAATCGGAGCCGCCTTTGATGCGATGGCCGCAAAGACCTCTGATGACAAGACACGACTCGAAGAACGTGAAGGGCGTCTCCAGGCAATTCTTGATAACGCCGGTGATGCGATTATCACCATCGATAGCGAAGGTTTTATCCAGACCTTTAATCCGGCTGCCGAGCAGATTTTTGGTTATACATCGATCGAGATTCTGGGAGTGAATGTCGATCGCCTGATGCCGGAGCCCTACCACAGCGCTCATCATGGCTACCTCAGTAACTACCTACGTAGTGGCAAGCGGAAAATTATTGGAATCGGTCGAGAGGTCGAGGCACTTCGTAAAAACGGTGAGGTCTTTCCAATTGATTTGCAGGTGACTGAAATTATGCTTGCCGAAGAGCGTTTTTTCGTCGGTATTATTCGCGATATCACCGAGCGTAAAAAAATAGAGCGCATGAAGAGTGAGTTCATCTCAACCGTCAGCCATGAGTTACGTACTCCGCTTACCTCCATTCAGGGATCGCTGGGGCTGATCACTGGAGGTGTGGCTGGTGAGCTTCCACCACAGGTGCAGAGCATGCTCGGTATTGCACAGAAAAATAGCGAGCGACTGATTCGGTTGATTAACGATATTCTCGATATCGAGAAAATCGAGTCGGGCAAAATGCTGTTTAAATTCGAACCGCTGGATGTAGTGAAGCTGCTTGAAGTCTCGATTGAATCGAATCACGGCTATGCAGAGAAACATGGTGTGGAACTGCAACTGGAGCACTCTCTGGATTCGTTGCAGATCAATGTCGACAGTGACCGTTTTAATCAGGTGATGGCCAATTTGATCTCCAATGCCGTTAAGTATTCACCTGAACGGGGTGTGGTGCGAATCTGTGCCGAACGAAATCATAATGATGTGTTGATCAGTGTGATCGATCAGGGTAGTGGTATCCCTGCTGAGTTTCATGACAAGATATTTATGAAGTTCTCTCAAGCCGATGCCTCGGATACGCGTGAAAAGGGTGGCACTGGTTTGGGATTGAGTATCGCCAAGGCGATCGTTGAGAAACATGGCGGTGAGATTAGCTTTCGTAGTGAGTCTGGGCAGGGCGCGGTCTTCTACTTCCGCTTACCACTCTTCGAGAAAGGGGAGCGCCAGCAAACCGCTGTCGAACCTGTCTGCCTCCGTCAGATACTGTTGTTTGGTTCTGAGCAGAGCTGCTCCGCTGAGTTTCGCAGGCTGATGGCAGAAGCAAATCTGGAGTGTGAGCTGGAGTCTGAGCTCGACCAGCTATTGAGCAGACTTTCCAGTGGGCGCTATCTGATGTTGCTGATCGATCTCGGTTACGCGGGTGGCGATCTGGCTGAGGTGGTGAAGCTTATACGGCGTGATCAACAGCTCGTTCATCTGCCGGTGGTTGCCGTCTCTTCTGATACTGAAAAGGGCACTGAGTCACGAGGACTTCCGCTCGATCTGGTCGACTGGATGGAGCGTTCCGTTGAGCCGCAACGTCTGGTCGACTCCATTCGTTCGAGAATTAATGAATCACAGCACGGCAAGTTTAGAATTCTCCATATTGAGGATGATGTCGATGTGACGGCAGTGGTCTCAGCCGTGCTGCAACCAGAGATGAGCTACCGTGTGGCGGCCAATGTTGCTGAGGCGCGTAGTGTGTTTTCACAGGAATCGTTCGATCTGGTGATTCTCGATATCGGTCTGCCCGATGGGAGTGGTGTTGATCTGCTGCCAGAGCTGGTAAATGGTGATGGTCAGCCCATTCCGGTGGTGATCTTTTCGGCCTATGATGCCGATCCGGCGGTGATCAGGCGTGTGGATGCCAGTCTGGTTAAGTCACGCACAACAAACTCGGAATTGTTGAGTATGATTAGGACTATACTTGGCACCTCAAGATGA
- a CDS encoding secretin N-terminal domain-containing protein — MKRFLLLLLLFPLMLSAASTQIEVIPLKYQSAENLLPQLKKFIDSPEQISGMGYQLILRATPERLNELKEVIKKLDLIPQQFVIIVRQGARQRMANSGDQKSIQFNSRDGRVTGNAQIRSYNTRNRSNTPTMQQLRLLEGHWGHILVGRSIPVGEQRVDQTPWGTSVQKRIRYQDVMTGFEVMARRSGSEGVTLTIAPQRQSMGSGGVIRKPGSRYFCESLFWASKPKQTAKLNATVYAFGAPTVLRTLRNHLFAALHNSLSDSTPT, encoded by the coding sequence ATGAAGCGCTTTCTGCTGTTACTGCTGCTCTTTCCACTGATGCTCAGTGCCGCTTCGACTCAGATCGAGGTGATCCCGCTCAAGTACCAGAGCGCGGAGAATCTGTTACCGCAGCTGAAGAAGTTCATCGATTCACCCGAACAGATCAGCGGCATGGGTTATCAACTGATCCTGCGTGCCACACCAGAACGGCTCAACGAACTAAAGGAGGTCATCAAAAAGCTCGACCTGATACCGCAGCAGTTTGTGATTATCGTCCGCCAGGGTGCCCGACAGCGCATGGCCAATAGCGGCGACCAAAAATCGATTCAGTTCAACAGCCGTGATGGGCGTGTGACCGGCAATGCTCAAATTCGCAGCTACAACACCCGCAACCGCTCCAACACACCTACGATGCAGCAGCTACGGCTGCTTGAAGGACACTGGGGTCATATCCTGGTGGGTCGATCAATCCCGGTGGGTGAGCAGCGCGTCGATCAGACCCCGTGGGGAACCTCGGTACAGAAACGGATCCGTTATCAGGATGTGATGACCGGCTTTGAGGTAATGGCACGCCGCTCTGGCAGTGAGGGAGTCACCTTGACCATTGCACCTCAGCGTCAGTCGATGGGCAGTGGTGGCGTGATCCGAAAACCGGGGAGTCGCTATTTTTGCGAAAGTTTGTTTTGGGCATCCAAGCCCAAGCAAACAGCAAAACTTAACGCGACCGTTTATGCCTTCGGCGCCCCGACCGTCCTGCGTACGTTGCGTAATCACCTCTTCGCGGCTCTACACAACTCCCTCAGTGACTCTACGCCGACATAA
- a CDS encoding HD domain-containing phosphohydrolase — translation MIDETLKSARILIVDDEPVNVKLLEKILASAGYTCVMSTNDPREVEQLYTDTSPDLILLDINMPYMDGFDVMTRLNEIEVDSYLPILVLTAQTDQKTRIRALESGAKDFATKPFDRAEILNRIRNMLEVRTLHNQVRNQNRILEQKVTDRTRELFETRMEIIRRLGRAAEYRDNETGLHIIRMSKYSQQLALAYGMDDKAAEMVLNASPMHDVGKIGIPDRILLKPGKLDADEWHTMQSHAAIGAELLAGHDSELMHMASMIAETHHEKFDGSGYPKGLAGEEIPLVGRIVVVCDVFDALTSARPYKKAWSVQEAFDEIERTKGKHFDPQLVDLFFSIQDVILEIKELYAEPELEQAVS, via the coding sequence ATGATTGATGAGACGTTGAAGAGTGCGCGCATTCTTATCGTCGATGACGAGCCAGTTAACGTGAAGTTGCTGGAGAAGATTCTCGCCTCTGCGGGCTATACCTGCGTGATGAGTACCAACGACCCGCGTGAGGTCGAACAGCTCTATACCGATACATCCCCCGATCTGATTCTGCTCGACATCAATATGCCGTATATGGATGGCTTTGATGTAATGACGCGTCTCAATGAGATCGAGGTGGATAGTTATCTGCCAATTCTTGTTCTGACCGCGCAGACCGATCAGAAAACCCGAATCAGGGCGTTGGAGTCGGGTGCCAAAGATTTTGCCACCAAGCCGTTTGATCGTGCTGAAATACTCAACCGTATTCGCAATATGCTTGAGGTGCGTACTCTGCATAATCAGGTGCGTAACCAGAATCGTATTCTGGAGCAGAAAGTCACAGATCGTACCCGCGAATTGTTCGAGACGAGAATGGAGATTATTCGTCGACTCGGTCGTGCTGCGGAGTATCGAGATAACGAGACCGGTCTGCACATCATCCGCATGAGTAAATACTCGCAACAGCTGGCACTCGCCTACGGGATGGATGACAAGGCTGCGGAGATGGTGCTCAATGCCAGCCCAATGCACGATGTTGGGAAAATCGGAATTCCCGATCGCATTCTCCTCAAGCCCGGAAAGCTTGATGCCGATGAGTGGCACACCATGCAGAGCCACGCTGCAATCGGTGCCGAACTGCTTGCTGGGCACGATTCAGAATTGATGCATATGGCCTCAATGATTGCCGAAACTCACCATGAGAAATTTGATGGTAGCGGTTATCCCAAGGGGCTCGCGGGGGAGGAGATCCCGCTGGTTGGAAGAATCGTTGTGGTATGCGATGTATTCGATGCACTCACCTCCGCGCGTCCTTATAAAAAGGCGTGGAGTGTTCAGGAGGCGTTTGATGAGATTGAGCGTACCAAGGGTAAACACTTTGACCCACAGCTGGTTGATCTCTTCTTCTCAATTCAGGATGTCATTCTTGAAATTAAGGAGCTTTATGCTGAACCAGAACTGGAGCAGGCGGTCTCCTGA
- a CDS encoding NUDIX domain-containing protein: MKKEFEVVEKRVLYDGFFKLEGYRLKHTLFEGGWSRELYRELLERGHAAAVLLYDPKLDSVVLIEQFRIGALNAPNGPWLMEVVAGMVEPGEPVEELVKREAEEEAGCKVEELETICDYFVSPGGASEIISLFCGRVDASGAGGVYGLEHEGEDICALVVDFDEAMEWLKQGKIDSASPIIAMQWLALNREALRERWLRDR; the protein is encoded by the coding sequence ATGAAGAAGGAGTTTGAAGTCGTTGAAAAGCGTGTGCTCTATGATGGTTTTTTCAAACTCGAGGGGTATCGACTTAAACACACCCTGTTTGAAGGGGGCTGGAGCCGCGAACTCTATCGTGAACTACTCGAACGCGGTCATGCCGCTGCCGTCCTGCTCTACGATCCAAAGCTCGACAGTGTGGTGTTGATCGAACAGTTTCGTATCGGTGCACTCAATGCTCCCAACGGTCCCTGGTTGATGGAGGTTGTGGCTGGCATGGTAGAGCCGGGTGAGCCGGTGGAGGAACTGGTCAAACGCGAGGCGGAGGAGGAGGCCGGCTGCAAGGTCGAGGAACTCGAAACCATCTGCGACTATTTTGTCAGTCCCGGCGGAGCCTCAGAGATTATCTCGCTCTTCTGTGGGCGAGTTGATGCCAGTGGAGCTGGTGGAGTTTATGGTTTGGAGCACGAAGGGGAGGATATTTGTGCGCTGGTCGTTGACTTCGATGAGGCGATGGAGTGGTTGAAACAGGGCAAGATCGATTCGGCCAGCCCTATCATCGCGATGCAGTGGCTGGCGCTAAATCGTGAAGCGCTACGGGAGCGGTGGTTGAGAGATAGGTAG
- a CDS encoding diguanylate cyclase yields the protein MGSASESIEERLKALHINYLQGLPAKFAVIDDQWRKLCESPKSHERLTELHRSTHTMAGSGATFGCPEVGSAARNIESNIRLLIESDQPLDEQKVNEIETLIDRLKEEIDAVTSRGWQEGESIETLVAEVPSESEHDEQGDDEGSRGLIYLLEQDEPLSKEIALQIVQFGHQIRCFKHPDALRSAVLEQVPQIVIADLSSFGSEQSGVDAIHQMQEHLSEPVPVIFVSEKSEMHARLESVRAGGAAFFTKPLDIAILIDRLDQIGREGGEEPFRILIVDDSVSQSKYYAMILQQHGMITKVVNNPIEVLEPIQELNPDLILIDMYMPECNGLELAKVIRQLNECVSLPIVFLSSETSVDKQLVAMSQGGDDFLTKPIKPNHLISAVTSRVQRYRTIRSMMLRDSLTGLYNHTTIKEQLKNALHRAERHDGVVSFAMIDIDNFKSVNDTYGHPVGDRVIKSLSRLLQQRMRRSDLVGRYGGEEFAVILPNTDKQTAVRVLDSVREVFSKMQHSAEQGSLMSPSVPVLPASQNMKALLF from the coding sequence ATGGGTAGCGCATCCGAATCGATAGAAGAGCGCCTTAAGGCACTACATATCAACTATCTGCAGGGGCTACCTGCAAAGTTCGCTGTGATCGACGATCAGTGGCGTAAATTATGTGAGTCGCCCAAGAGTCACGAACGCTTAACTGAACTACACCGTTCAACCCACACCATGGCTGGCTCGGGTGCCACATTTGGCTGCCCGGAGGTTGGTAGCGCGGCGCGTAACATCGAATCCAATATCCGTCTCTTGATCGAGAGTGATCAGCCGCTTGACGAGCAGAAGGTCAATGAGATTGAAACCCTGATAGATCGTCTCAAGGAGGAGATTGATGCTGTTACTTCACGTGGTTGGCAAGAGGGTGAAAGTATCGAAACGCTGGTGGCCGAGGTGCCATCCGAGAGTGAGCATGACGAGCAGGGTGACGATGAGGGTAGTCGAGGGCTGATCTATCTGCTTGAACAGGATGAGCCACTGAGCAAAGAGATCGCGCTGCAGATCGTGCAGTTTGGTCACCAGATTCGCTGCTTCAAACATCCGGATGCACTGCGGAGTGCGGTCCTTGAGCAGGTTCCGCAGATCGTTATCGCGGACCTATCCTCATTTGGCTCTGAGCAGTCTGGCGTCGATGCAATCCATCAGATGCAGGAACACCTCTCCGAGCCGGTCCCGGTTATCTTTGTCTCGGAGAAGAGCGAGATGCATGCACGGCTTGAGTCGGTCAGGGCTGGTGGGGCAGCCTTCTTTACTAAACCTCTCGATATCGCGATTCTGATTGATCGTTTGGATCAGATTGGTCGTGAAGGTGGGGAAGAACCATTCCGTATATTGATTGTGGATGACTCCGTATCACAATCGAAATACTACGCCATGATTCTTCAACAGCATGGCATGATTACCAAGGTGGTAAACAACCCTATCGAGGTGCTTGAGCCTATTCAAGAGCTCAATCCCGATCTGATTCTGATCGATATGTATATGCCCGAATGCAATGGCCTGGAGCTGGCTAAGGTGATCCGGCAACTCAATGAGTGTGTCAGCCTGCCAATTGTATTTCTCTCCTCGGAAACGAGTGTCGACAAACAGCTGGTGGCTATGAGTCAGGGTGGTGATGACTTTCTCACCAAACCGATCAAGCCGAACCATCTGATCTCTGCTGTGACCAGCCGAGTGCAGCGCTACCGAACCATCCGCTCAATGATGCTGCGCGATAGCCTGACGGGACTTTACAACCATACGACCATAAAAGAGCAGTTGAAGAATGCGTTGCACCGCGCAGAACGCCATGATGGCGTCGTCAGTTTCGCAATGATCGATATCGATAACTTTAAGTCGGTAAATGATACCTACGGACATCCTGTGGGAGATCGAGTGATCAAGAGCCTGTCGCGCCTGTTGCAACAGCGCATGCGTCGCTCCGATCTGGTGGGGCGTTATGGTGGTGAAGAGTTTGCCGTCATCTTGCCTAACACTGACAAACAGACGGCGGTACGGGTACTCGATTCTGTGCGAGAGGTGTTTTCAAAAATGCAGCACAGTGCCGAGCAGGGGAGTTTAATGTCACCTTCAGTGCCGGTGTTGCCAGCTTCCCAGAATATGAAAGCGCTTCTCTTCTGA